One part of the Eubalaena glacialis isolate mEubGla1 chromosome 19, mEubGla1.1.hap2.+ XY, whole genome shotgun sequence genome encodes these proteins:
- the LOC133080834 gene encoding keratin, high-sulfur matrix protein, B2A-like encodes MACCSTSFCGFPICSNGGTCGSSCCQPTCCQTRCCQPTFCQTSGCETGCGIAGSIGCGQEGGSGAVSCRTRWCRPDCRVEGTCLPPCCVVSCTPPCCCQLHHAQTSCCRPSYCGRSCCRLACCCQPTCCEPTCWQPTC; translated from the coding sequence ATGGCCTGCTGTTCCACTAGCTTCTGTGGATTTCCCATCTGTTCCAATGGTGGGACCTGTGGCTCCAGCTGCTGTCAGCCAACCTGCTGCCAAACCAGGTGTTGCCAGCCAACCTTCTGCCAGACCAGTGGCTGTGAGACTGGCTGTGGCATTGCTGGTAGCATTGGctgtggccaggagggaggcagtggAGCTGTGAGCTGCCGCACCAGGTGGTGCCGACCTGACTGCCGCGTGGAgggcacctgcctgcctccctgctgtgtgGTGAGCTGCACCCCCCCGTGCTGCTGCCAGCTGCACCATGCCCAGACCTCCTGCTGCCGCCCATCCTACTGTGGACGGTCCTGCTGCCGCCTAGCCTGCTGCTGCCAGCCCACCTGCTGTGAGCCCACTTGCTGGCAGCCCACCTGCTAA
- the LOC133080835 gene encoding keratin, high-sulfur matrix protein, B2A-like — MACCSTSFCGFPICSTGGTCGSSCCQPTCCQTRCCQPTFCQTSGCETGCGIAGSIGCGQEGGSGAVSCRTRWCRPDYRMEGTCLPPCCVVSCTPPCCCQLHHAQTSCCRPSYCGRSCCRLACCCQPTCCEPTCWQPTC; from the coding sequence ATGGCCTGCTGTTCCACTAGCTTCTGTGGATTTCCCATCTGTTCCACTGGTGGGACCTGTGGCTCCAGCTGCTGTCAGCCAACCTGCTGCCAAACCAGGTGTTGCCAGCCAACCTTCTGCCAGACCAGTGGCTGTGAGACTGGCTGTGGCATTGCTGGTAGCATTGGctgtggccaggagggaggcagtggAGCTGTGAGCTGCCGCACCAGGTGGTGCCGACCTGACTACCGCATGGAgggcacctgcctgcctccctgctgtgtgGTGAGCTGCACCCCCCCGTGCTGCTGCCAGCTGCACCATGCCCAGACCTCCTGCTGCCGCCCATCCTACTGTGGACGGTCCTGCTGCCGCCTAGCCTGCTGCTGCCAGCCCACCTGCTGTGAGCCCACTTGCTGGCAGCCCACCTGCTAA